A stretch of DNA from Eschrichtius robustus isolate mEscRob2 chromosome 12, mEscRob2.pri, whole genome shotgun sequence:
TCCGTCCGGCCTGGCTGTGCAAGGTCGGGGGCTTTGGCTGCAGACGGATTAGGTCTGATCCGATTAGGGCCTGGGAGGTCCACTTCGCCCCCTTGCCTGGCGCTGTCAGCGCCCGTCCCGCCCTCGTGGGGACTCGGAGACCTCCCGGAGACCCTTCTCCGCCCCGAACACAGGGTTGGCGCAGAAATCCGAGAGGCTCCGTGCCCCCCAGGTTTGGCTCACTGCCACACCGCGGGCTCGGGCTTCCGCCCCCTGCGGCCCTTCCGAGCCCCGCCCCGAGCCTGCGGGTGTCTGCGCCCCCGCCTCCTTACTTGTCGCTTGGCGGGTGGGTTCCTCGCGGGTGGGGGCCCCGTGCCAGCCCTCCACGGGGAGGGCGGGACCGCGGCCCCGCCCCGCAGGTCTCCCGCCAGTGCACCTGGCAGCCAACGCCACCCGCGGCGCTCTGCGCCTGCACCCGCGCTACCCAACGTCCGTTTGTCTCCGCATCCGGAGCCGGGGGTCTGTCTGTCCCCCTGGCAGGCGGACTGAGCAGGGCAGGCGTCAGAGCTACGtgcggcggggcgggcggggtgggggcggcgCTGAGCGCGGCAGCCGCGGCGAGGGAGGCGGGGAGGCGCGGCGCGCCGGGGACAGCGGCGGACGGCGGTGGCGGCATGCGGCTTCTCCCGTTGCCCATCGTGGGGTGATACGTCCGCAGCACCGGCGGGAGGCGCGGCGGCCGGCGAGCCGAGGGCGCAGCCAGCCGGGCAGACCGCGGACAGCGGTCGGGACGCCGCGCCATGGGTCGAGCCGAGGGCGGGGGCCCGGGTCGGgggccgccgccgctgctgctgcttctggggGCCACGCTGGTCCTCGCCACTGGGGCCGCACCGGGTAGGTACCGACAGCGACCCGGACCCCAGCAGCTCTCGCGCCCCACCCTGAGCCAGGGTCCCACTGGCTTCGGGTACAGGCGGAGTCCGTGAGCTGTGGCAAGGGGGCGGGGCAGCGCCTTGCCTGCAGCCCGGGCGGGGGAAGGGGCGCACGAGGAGATGAGGGACTTGGGGGAGGCCGAGTGGTGGGTGGCGGCCCCGACTCTGGTGTGCGGACCCAGGtgttggctgggggaggggcctggTGGGCGGAGCCTGAGGGTGAGACTTCGGGGCGGGACCTGGAGGTGATGGGTGGGCAAGAGGATGCGAGTTCGGGGCGGGGCCCTCAGGGTGCGACTTCTGGGCGGGGCCTGGAGGTGGAGTGGAGCCCCGAGGGTAAGACTTATGCCTGGAGCTGGAGTCGGGGGCCTCCCTGGTTAGACTGCGGGTGGTGTAGGGGGCGGGGCCTTACGCTTGGGGGCGGGGCCTGAGCGAGGAAACGTTTGGCTGGGTGTGTTCCCTGGCTTATGGGGCGGGCTCGGGGCGGGACTTAAAGATGGGGCGTGGCCTTGGGAAATCTTGAAGCAGAGGCTTAGGGCTGGCGGGGTTCTGGGAGAGCAGccgcggcggggcggggcgcaaCCCAAGGTCCTACCACGCCCGCTGCCCTGACGCCAGGCCCCTCTCCCTCCCGCCCACAGTGCGTGAGGCGGGCAGAGCCGTCGAGGCAGACAGGCAGGTGAAGAGGGTCCTGGCATGGGAGCCGCGTGCTAACGACACGCGGGAGAAGGCCGGCCCACCAGCAGCTGGGGAAGATGAGACCTCTCGGACTGCGCCAGGCGGCGAGCATGCCGTGGTGGGCCCTGGGGTCGGGCcagaggaggctctggaggcaTCGGCGGCGGTGACGGACACAGCCTGGCTGGAGGTGGACAGCCCAGGCCTGGGCGGAGTGACGGCAGAGGCGGGCAGCGGCGACACCCAGGCCCTTCCAGCCACGCTCCCGGCTCCTGACAAGGCCCTCGGGCAGTCATCGACGGCCCTCGGGCAGTCATCGACGCCCCCCGCCACCCCCGAGGCTACAGAGGCCAGCGGGCCACCCTCACCCACCCCTGGCGACAAGCTGAGCCCAGACCCTGAACTCCCCAAGGAGAGCCCCTTGGAGGTTTGGCTGAACCTGGGAGGCAGCACACCTGACCCTCATGGGCCAGAGCCCACGTACCCCTTTCAGGGCACACTGGAGCCCCACACGGCgtcagatataattgacatcgACTACTTCGAAGGATTGGATGGTGAGGGCCGTGGCGCCGACCTGGGGAGCTTCCCCGGGTCTCCAGGTATCTCAGAGCACCACCCTGATCCTGGGGGAGAGACCCCTTCCTGGAGCCTGCTTGACTTATACGATGACTTCACCCCGTTTGATGAGTCTGATTTCTACCCTACCACATCCTTCTATGATGATTTagatgaagaagaggaggaagaggaagatgacAAGGACGCAGCAGGA
This window harbors:
- the CSPG5 gene encoding chondroitin sulfate proteoglycan 5: MGRAEGGGPGRGPPPLLLLLGATLVLATGAAPVREAGRAVEADRQVKRVLAWEPRANDTREKAGPPAAGEDETSRTAPGGEHAVVGPGVGPEEALEASAAVTDTAWLEVDSPGLGGVTAEAGSGDTQALPATLPAPDKALGQSSTALGQSSTPPATPEATEASGPPSPTPGDKLSPDPELPKESPLEVWLNLGGSTPDPHGPEPTYPFQGTLEPHTASDIIDIDYFEGLDGEGRGADLGSFPGSPGISEHHPDPGGETPSWSLLDLYDDFTPFDESDFYPTTSFYDDLDEEEEEEEDDKDAAGGRDLEDENDLLVPTEKPGLGPGTGQPTGRWHAVPPQHTLGMVPGSSIALRPHPGEPGKDLAPSENGTECRSGFVRHNGSCRSVCDLFPSYCHNGGQCYLVENIGAFCRCNTQDYIWHKGMRCESIITDFQVMCVAVGSAALVLLLLFMMTVFFAKKLYLLKTENTKLRRTSKFRTPSELHNDNFSLSTIAEGSHPNDDSSAPHKIQEALKSCLKEEEPFNIQNSMSPKLEGGKGDQADLEVNCLQNDLT